The region AAATGAGATAATCAGATAATACATAAGagaaaaaatacacatacaccACAAGCTTGCAACAAAATTGTTCAAAATTGCATTATTTGGTTGTCCAAATTAAGTTCACAACTACAAAGGTAAATTGTAAGTACATTAGGAGAAATTTGTGCCTACGTAGTAATTTCACTTCAACCTTCTTGAAGtgaaaaaaatgacaaaaaaaaattatactattgcGCGAAGAGTTGAAAAGACTATAATACCCCTGCAAGAAGATTAGCAGCGGTGGACAGAGCAGCTCCTGTTATAACACACTGCACTACCTTTTCGTGGGAGCTATGGTCAAGCGTTAGCGCCAGGGCCCCTCCAGTGAGGGCCCCGGCCAACGCGCTGTTTTTCTGCATCCGAGAAAAGAACCAATGAGGATGTCAAATATTCCGAGTTGTGTTGATTTCAACTCAGATTCTTGCATATTTTTACatgaaatttaaaaagtaaGGTTCGATTTTATACCCAATCGTGGCTGCCCCTAGCCTCTTTCAACCCATAGGTAAGCCCTGAGTAAACTCCGGCTACCATACCTGCATTACTAATTCTATGATTATTTATTATACTTGTAAAATTTCAATGaaaatagtattttttatgagaaatattttttttaggtAGAGAAAAGGGATATTCATATAAAGTTCATGCTATCCTACCCCATTGTAGCGTTTCCTTCCCAGTCCTCTTCATCTGCATCACATTACAAAGCAAAAGAATTATTTTTGGTTGGATCAAAATCATCTTTATTTTTGAAGACTAAACATTAAACAAGTTCAACTTAATTAGTCGTTGTTGAAATAGGAATCTAAATAGTAACGTAGCACGATTATTTAGACTTACCAATGCCTCAACTGATTTTTGATTAGTTTCCCCTGCACATAACCAAATGAAATAAgaaaatttcatgaaatgataAGGCAGCAGAACTTAATTAAAAAGTAAATCACATTGACTTACTCTAAAAATGCTACAAATTTATATCTCAACAAGCTGTGCAAATTCATATGCATTTATTCCCATACGTGACATCAAAAGAAAGGCAAACTAAAATAAGATGTTCATGTTTCATGGTTCTATTTTAATGTTGATTTTGGGTAGTATCAATACCAGCACACATCTTATAACATGTTAATGCGTACTTGGATCTAACGATAGCAAGAAATCAATGACgcaactaaaacaaaaaaacaaaataaaaatcttATCCTCATCCCCTTATCAAAAATCTCATTAcattaaatttctaaaaatgaatCAATTTTCGGTACCTCTAAGGGCTGCTACTTGTCGCGCCTTCTTCGGAGAAGCAACAGTGTCGCCATTGCAACCTGGAAAACAGAGGCGGAGGCATAAAACATTTTTATTCGGGTCTATTGTCCCATATCATAAATTTGTATagaattttgtttgatttttggataaaaaataaaacaatttttcctttttgtgTGGGGTTGGGTGGATAAAAATATAGATTTTTGGATAAAAATAAGCTGGAAAATGTTTGAACCTTCTACAGCAGTGAAATATGCTTCTTTTGATAACGCTTGAACTGCTCCAATCTGCAGCAAAAGCACATATATTTAACCATGGAAGATGTGGAATAATTACTCGTAGATTGCAACAAGTATTGTAAATATTGTTATACATAAATGAGTTTTACATTAGTTTTAGTATCTATCGGCCATTTGCATGTCAATTAATGTACCATCGCCTGCATGCAAATGGACTAAAAATAGTGCGTACAAATTGCAGATAGATGAAATTTGTGCTTCTTAATTCCAAAATATATCGTCCATGATTTATAGTCTTATTTTGATTTGGTGCGAATTTTAAGAATAGTTGGTAGGAAAAAACTATTACTCCGCCAGAATGTGAAACTCTCTTtcatatactattaattttattatgaaatGTGAGTTTAATTTAGTAGAATGTGGAAGGATAAGAACAGTTACCCCGGCAGCTCGGACGAAGCAGTCAGCAATGCGGTTGAGGAGAGGGTGGCCGAGATCGAAGAAAACATTCTTCTCAAAATTCCTCAGTTCATCCAGAACTGATCGAGTCTCCAAATTTTTCTTGTCAAACATTTCTTTTCTATCTATTACTATTAAATATAGTTAGGTAACAGAATAAAAAGGTCTATATATGTAGAAAAGGCAATGAATTGATCAGTGAAACAGAAATATATAAATGGCGAAGAAGCGGAGACTATTACTAAGGACGAGGACACGTGGCTGTAAGATGCGAGGTTCCTGCCGATCTTCTTGAATCGAAATCCCTTATTTTGATTGGATATAATTGAGTCATTACATAAAAtcttagtactagtattttatttatcatattAGGTTTCTGTtggaaatttatatttattgtcTGGGCTGGAAAGTGGATATGCTTTAAAGGAGATGCTAAAATGATTTTAGATCGGTGTAATgtaacaaaattaataattgCAATCTAAAGTATTAAAAATAAGAATCTAAGTATAGATGTATAATCAACGGAACACTTTCCAAATATGACATTAACTTTTGATTAATCGAATGACATTCAGTACTAGGCCAAAATCAGCTCACTCGGTATATAATAAATGAAGCGTAGCATCATGCCAATTCATTTACTAGTAttacttaataaattaatactccaaaCTCGTCAATAAACTTTTGCTTTAGTAAATTTGCTAAAATAAACCaagataatagtagtaatataaattacttAATTGCATACTGAGATGGATAGAACCTTTAACATACCCAAAAAGTCTGGATAAATTTATCGattgaatgaaaataaataCCCCCTCTAAGTAAACATGAATAATTAGTTACGAAAAAAATCAGTGGCACTTCTCTTCTACAAAATTCCCCTATGGAGCAACTGTCGATTTCAACGCCATCGACAAGGAGAAACTAGTCAATAGCCTTTTTAAGAAGATAGTTTACCTCGAATAtaaaataatgtacatttttctTACTAAGTAAGATACAATCGCATGAAAAAGAAACACAATTCTGCCTCAACAAGGTCCCTAAATGTGTTCCCTAGCTTACACAGATCATGCAAAAACGACAGGATTTGCTTGCTTCCCTGTCTTTATCACATACAAACGCAAACATGTGTGACGACATTACAGGTAAGCAGAAAGAATCAAGCAAAGATGACGATGGTGTATTAGCAAAAGGCTGTAGTTGGTGTTAGTCTTACAACGACGAACAACAATACTCGGCTGAGATTTGCCCGGAAACTTAAATTAAGGAAGAAGCTTACAGGCAAGTCCTCTGCATCCTTGCGACAGTACTGTACAGTATGCTCTCCCAGTATCCGAGGGGGGCTCTGTTTGTTTGTCTCCCTCGTTTACTCATGCTATTTGGTCGAGTCCGCTAAAGAATATGGGCGATGTGGGGACTCTGCCGTGTGGAAGTTGAAGCATGTTGAACTCTTTCGAATATATTCAAGATCCTTTCACAGCCATCTCTGGCGAGGACTTCGGTGATAACAAAGGGCGCTCATCTCCAAGATTTCTTGTATCGGTAGAATCATCTGAACTGTCATTGCAGCTTTTGGAAGAGACTTCGTCTTTGACCGTGTGTTTTGCCACTTCTGCAGTTTCAGACAGCCCCTTCTCAGGATTTGGTGTGACGGAATTCTGGTTTACACTTGGAGGAACATTTTCGGTTGCTTGTTTGTTGCTGGATAGTCCCCCGTCCTTTAAGGTAGAGCAAAAGACAGCTCTGGGTTTTAAGCCTTTCGGAGAGAGTTGCAACCTTTTTGCCTCACTATCCTCTTTCGGAACTAGTTTGCGTTTCAATGGGAACTCTACCAGTCCCCCATCTTCATCAGACGAGCCTGTAGTCTTTTTTGGAGGCGGCCTGTAGTCctcgtcatcttcatcatcgTCATAATCAACCAGTCCACCAGACCTTCAATTTTAGACAGAATAAGTAATGTAGTTCTTCCAAGGGAAAGATTTCCGACTCAGTCTGGCAGTAAAATACCTAGGTGACGGATTTTCCGGAGCAGACCCATTAACTAAAATGGGAGGTTCAGGTTTTCCTCGTTTAATGCTTGCTGAATGAGCAGATGCTGAATCTTCCTCATCACTGAAGCAAAcaaatcaaatatttattatcATATCAAGATCCAATCTTTTAGTAGCGATATACACCATGTTATATTCATGAGCGGAGAAGCACCCACCTGTCCTCATTGAAATAatcctcttcttctttttccagAGCTCGTTCATCAAGTCGTTTCCTTTGGTCTAACAATGTACCAGTGCTTGCTGTACCAACATTTTCAAGCGACTGCAAGTGGCAATATGTTTCATTTGTGGAACACCACCAAGATGAGGCGCATATATCACAGAGAAATGACGATACCTGTTCGTATTTAACTTTCAGTGCATGAATAGAAGAGAGAGTTTCAAATTTTGCCAGCTGATCCCAGAAAGTATCCACCAGATACCgtaataatattttcaaattctCCTGCAAAAGCCATGCATGAGAAAAAAAGAGTTTGGTAAAGGCAAAAGCCATGCATATCCCAATCAATCAGTGCAATGTACATACACgtatataaatatgaaaaaaaattaaaaccttCCGGATATATTCAAAGAGTTCAAGAACCGCAGAATTTAGAAGATTATAACGATCTCCATTGGCCACAAAGGCGTCTACAATTGGTTTGAAAAGGTTGTTCTTAACAACATGATTCATTAGGTGCTCATCCTGCAAAATCAATAAGAATAGGGTATAATATCAGTCGCTGTAGATGAATAAAATGGGATCTCTGCCCTATGATCAGCTCAGGGCAAACAATAATAATATCTCACGAAATCAGTAACACAGTCAAGATAAGGGGTCATCAAGTATTTTTTTGACATCATCATGGCTAGCCAATTATACAAAAATACATTTTTCAACACTTTTTTTTAGCCAAGGTTACTTCTGGAAATGGGTTATCAGCCAATAatatggtaaaaaaaaattagcacCAAGAAACTACAACTAGCTATATATGCCTAAGAATCTTTGTTTACATAATCTGCCACTTCTGAAAAATCATATATTGATAGATCAATAAATTTACATTAGTGTCAGAAAGGAATAAGAGTGAGAATGCAATACTATTTACTTACACTGCGAGAAACAAGCGCTCTCACAAATCTAATAGCAGCAACAACAAGGtacttttctcttctttttgtcAGGTATAGAACCTTATCGATCACATTGTTAAGAAGAAAATCACATCTACAGAGAAAATGAAAGATAGATCAGAACAGGGTTCTTGATCGCATAGACATAGTCAAGCAGAGTGAAAACCTTACTTTATCCTGTAAGGATGCTGCACAACGCAGAAACATAGCAAGTCACAGGTATTTAACAAAATTTCAGGCTTCACGGATCTTTGAATCCCGGGTCCTCCAAGTGAACTATCAGACTTGCTGCCAGGACCATCACTATTTGACTGGCATGATGATAATGCATCAACTAACTGATTCAAGTGCTTTTCATAGAAAATCTCCACAATATTTTCTCTCTGCAATAAATTGAGACAGTCAAACACATGCTATAATCACCTAAAGGAGTTGATGTGTAAGGGAATATTCATAGATaaaagtactactccctcatcCCACCATAAGCGAGGTGGAGGGAGGACATcattttacaaaatttgaatATAGAGACTCCCATATTGTGAGGAGAAATTAATGTGGAAAAAGAATGAGGGAAACAGTTGTACGAGTAATGTACCTGTGCGCCTGGTGGAGAATCCAAAAGACTGCgaagaatttcaaaaaattggCAATGCATATTATCTCCATAATCTGTAAGCATATGTTtcacctgcacattaagaagcAAGTTACCTTAAGCTAGGAGGCTAAGATACTACCACACCAACTGCTGATAGGACAGTAAATAATGGAGAGTATGCACACACAATATGAAAGACATTTAAATTATGATAATCGAGACAGAATTGAGTTTCATGATCTTAATTCGCAATTGTGCATGGCAACAACCCACACAATGATGAATAATGTCAAGGCCATTATGGCACATGAAATAAACAAGGACTGTACTACATATACAAAGAAATGGAGTAAGTTTAAGGATCTATCAGGACTTTCTTTCTCAAGGCATCTCTATTTCATTATCATGCTATCATCATATTTCCAATTTACTCAATCTATCAGTATTCTTCCAACCCACCTCCTCCCACTAAAGAAACAATGATAAAGAACCTAAAGATACTAAATCCACTTCTGAAAAAGAGCTTAAAGGAGGCtcaaagtaatactccctccatcccaggGACCCCTGCATGTGACAGCACAGGATTTTATGCACACTTATTTTAAGGAGTTtaaggagagagagaaaaggttgTTGGATGTTTTAAAGTAGATAAAATTCTGTTGAGTGTTTTAAAGTAGAAAacaagaataaagtaagagagaaaaagttgTTGGGTGTTTAAAGTTGGAAGggagaaataaagtaagagaaagaaaaggtaattgaatattttaattattttctaaataagtaagaggtcatcttggttgggactgATGAAAAAttaaagtgagtcatcttcggTAGGCCGGACGAAGTATAATGAAAACTTTGGAAACAAGGATCATCTGCTCATAAGCTTTACCAGAGCATCATCTTGGTTTTTCATATAAATCCAACTTCAACATATGACAGTTGTTTGCCCCATTTAACAGGATTTTCTCAATAAGATAAGACTACTACATGGTGTGGTCAATTTACACAACTAATCTGACCAATATCTGCAGCCAAACGAATCAGGTATGAAATCACTTAAGTAGATTAGTCAAATTCTCACCATGAGTCCAAGAAGAGCTCCTTCCTGCCGACTGACATAAGAACGCAAAATATTCCCATCCAGACTCTGAAAAAGAACGAGGATGTCTGTCCTGCATCCATTATGGCAAAAAATCATGGAGCGATCCTAAATGTACAGAATACaacatagaaaacaaaaaaattgtagTACAAGTTCTTCATTATAAAGACTGATTTATTTCATTACCCAGTCAATACAAGCTTATAGTCTTCACTTTGCAAGACATCCGCTATGATGTCAAAAATGCCTTCACTCACTAGATCCCTACAGCATAATATAATTATCTATAATCAGCAAAAGTTGTCAACATTTGAGCTATAAGGTGGACAACAAGGCAAATATATTATTTATCCTGTAAAGTATGAAATTtagtttaagaaaaaaatagacaGGCAGAGCTTAACATACCTAAATAGCCGATGCTGATGTACCATCTGCAAGCTCTTACTTAAGGTACAGAACTCGCGCAAGAAGTCTACCTATTTTAACACAAAAAACAAGGTGTGGATTTCTGGATTACTATTTTGACAACACAGAAAAAAGAAAGGTTGTCTCTCCATTGGCATGCATAATCCATTGAATATTAAACTCTAGAATTGAAGTATATAGACTGATTTACTAAAAACCAAAAGCAAGCTGGAAGCAACATGATCGGTGATAAAAAAAACATCCAAGTCAACAACCAATACCATTTATCTAAATGTTCACAGAACTTTACATGAAATGACTATATCAAACTATATAGACCAACCCAGGCATATTGCATAGAAGTTGCTACTAACTTTATATCAAACTGCCATGCATGCCAAAAATTGTGAGTTCATACTGAACAAACTATACTAAA is a window of Salvia splendens isolate huo1 chromosome 3, SspV2, whole genome shotgun sequence DNA encoding:
- the LOC121794920 gene encoding outer envelope pore protein 16-2, chloroplastic-like → MFDKKNLETRSVLDELRNFEKNVFFDLGHPLLNRIADCFVRAAGIGAVQALSKEAYFTAVEGCNGDTVASPKKARQVAALRGETNQKSVEALMKRTGKETLQWGMVAGVYSGLTYGLKEARGSHDWKNSALAGALTGGALALTLDHSSHEKVVQCVITGAALSTAANLLAGVL
- the LOC121796081 gene encoding serine/threonine-protein phosphatase 4 regulatory subunit 3-like isoform X2; this encodes MGSQDKSPNNTTQRVKVYRLNEDGKWDDQGTGHVTVDYLERSEDLGLFVIDEEDNETLLLHRISSDDIYRKQEDTIISWRDPEFSTELALSFQETTGCSYIWDHICSLQRNMHFNSLASETFNNINSELRELPPVELSSLPSILKIVECGIADQLRVTELILNEQDFFRKLMELFRICEDLENIDGLHLIFKIVRGIILLNSAQIFEKIFGDELIMDIMGCLEYDPQGPLTHHRNFLKEDVIFKEVVPIKDPVVLSKIHQTYRVGYLKDVILPRALDEGIVGNLNSIIHSNNAIIISLLKDDSAFIKDLFARMKVPTISIESKRTVVDFLREFCTLSKSLQMVHQHRLFRDLVSEGIFDIIADVLQSEDYKLVLTGTDILVLFQSLDGNILRSYVSRQEGALLGLMVKHMLTDYGDNMHCQFFEILRSLLDSPPGAQRENIVEIFYEKHLNQLVDALSSCQSNSDGPGSKSDSSLGGPGIQRSVKPEILLNTCDLLCFCVVQHPYRIKCDFLLNNVIDKVLYLTKRREKYLVVAAIRFVRALVSRSDEHLMNHVVKNNLFKPIVDAFVANGDRYNLLNSAVLELFEYIRKENLKILLRYLVDTFWDQLAKFETLSSIHALKVKYEQSLENVGTASTGTLLDQRKRLDERALEKEEEDYFNEDSDEEDSASAHSASIKRGKPEPPILVNGSAPENPSPRSGGLVDYDDDEDDEDYRPPPKKTTGSSDEDGGLVEFPLKRKLVPKEDSEAKRLQLSPKGLKPRAVFCSTLKDGGLSSNKQATENVPPSVNQNSVTPNPEKGLSETAEVAKHTVKDEVSSKSCNDSSDDSTDTRNLGDERPLLSPKSSPEMAVKGS
- the LOC121796081 gene encoding serine/threonine-protein phosphatase 4 regulatory subunit 3-like isoform X1, coding for MGSQDKSPNNTTQRVKVYRLNEDGKWDDQGTGHVTVDYLERSEDLGLFVIDEEDNETLLLHRISSDDIYRKQEDTIISWRDPEFSTELALSFQETTGCSYIWDHICSLQRNMHFNSLASETFNNINSELRELPPVELSSLPSILKIVECGIADQLRVTELILNEQDFFRKLMELFRICEDLENIDGLHLIFKIVRGIILLNSAQIFEKIFGDELIMDIMGCLEYDPQGPLTHHRNFLKEDVIFKEVVPIKDPVVLSKIHQTYRVGYLKDVILPRALDEGIVGNLNSIIHSNNAIIISLLKDDSAFIKDLFARMKVPTISIESKRTVVDFLREFCTLSKSLQMVHQHRLFRDLVSEGIFDIIADVLQSEDYKLVLTGTDILVLFQSLDGNILRSYVSRQEGALLGLMVKHMLTDYGDNMHCQFFEILRSLLDSPPGAQRENIVEIFYEKHLNQLVDALSSCQSNSDGPGSKSDSSLGGPGIQRSVKPEILLNTCDLLCFCVVQHPYRIKCDFLLNNVIDKVLYLTKRREKYLVVAAIRFVRALVSRSDEHLMNHVVKNNLFKPIVDAFVANGDRYNLLNSAVLELFEYIRKENLKILLRYLVDTFWDQLAKFETLSSIHALKVKYEQVSSFLCDICASSWWCSTNETYCHLQSLENVGTASTGTLLDQRKRLDERALEKEEEDYFNEDSDEEDSASAHSASIKRGKPEPPILVNGSAPENPSPRSGGLVDYDDDEDDEDYRPPPKKTTGSSDEDGGLVEFPLKRKLVPKEDSEAKRLQLSPKGLKPRAVFCSTLKDGGLSSNKQATENVPPSVNQNSVTPNPEKGLSETAEVAKHTVKDEVSSKSCNDSSDDSTDTRNLGDERPLLSPKSSPEMAVKGS
- the LOC121796081 gene encoding serine/threonine-protein phosphatase 4 regulatory subunit 3-like isoform X3, translated to MGSQDKSPNNTTQRVKVYRLNEDGKWDDQGTGHVTVDYLERSEDLGLFVIDEEDNETLLLHRISSDDIYRKQEDTIISWRDPEFSTELALSFQETTGCSYIWDHICSLQRNMHFNSLASETFNNINSELRELPPVELSSLPSILKIVECGIADQLRVTELILNEQDFFRKLMELFRICEDLENIDGLHLIFKIVRGIILLNSAQIFEKIFGDELIMDIMGCLEYDPQGPLTHHRNFLKEDVIFKEVVPIKDPVVLSKIHQTYRVGYLKDVILPRALDEGIVGNLNSIIHSNNAIIISLLKDDSAFIKDLFARMKVPTISIESKRTVDFLREFCTLSKSLQMVHQHRLFRDLVSEGIFDIIADVLQSEDYKLVLTGTDILVLFQSLDGNILRSYVSRQEGALLGLMVKHMLTDYGDNMHCQFFEILRSLLDSPPGAQRENIVEIFYEKHLNQLVDALSSCQSNSDGPGSKSDSSLGGPGIQRSVKPEILLNTCDLLCFCVVQHPYRIKCDFLLNNVIDKVLYLTKRREKYLVVAAIRFVRALVSRSDEHLMNHVVKNNLFKPIVDAFVANGDRYNLLNSAVLELFEYIRKENLKILLRYLVDTFWDQLAKFETLSSIHALKVKYEQSLENVGTASTGTLLDQRKRLDERALEKEEEDYFNEDSDEEDSASAHSASIKRGKPEPPILVNGSAPENPSPRSGGLVDYDDDEDDEDYRPPPKKTTGSSDEDGGLVEFPLKRKLVPKEDSEAKRLQLSPKGLKPRAVFCSTLKDGGLSSNKQATENVPPSVNQNSVTPNPEKGLSETAEVAKHTVKDEVSSKSCNDSSDDSTDTRNLGDERPLLSPKSSPEMAVKGS